Proteins from a single region of Belliella baltica DSM 15883:
- a CDS encoding cystathionine gamma-synthase translates to MKFGTKAIHAGVEPDPSTGAIMTPIYQTSTYVQRSPGDHQGYEYSRTHNPTRTALQNNLAALENGKHGLCFSSGLGAIDAIIKLLNPGDEVISTNDLYGGSYRIFTKVFERYGIKFHFVSMENPESIEKYVNDRTKLIWAETPTNPMMNIIDVAGIATVAKKHHVLFAVDNTFATPFLQNPLDLGADIVMHSVTKYLGGHSDVVMGAIIVNDDHLADQLAFIQNACGATPGPQDCFLVLRGIKTLHIRMERHCQNGKTIAAYLKNHPKVEKVYWPGFEDHPNHQIAKKQMRDFGGMISFTLKGNKIEDAKKILENLHFFALAESLGGVESLCGHPASMTHASIPKEEREKIGLVDSLIRLSVGIEDAEDLKEDLKKALDIIS, encoded by the coding sequence ATGAAATTTGGAACGAAAGCAATACACGCTGGCGTAGAGCCGGATCCTTCTACGGGAGCGATAATGACTCCTATTTATCAAACTTCGACTTATGTGCAGCGCTCTCCAGGAGATCATCAAGGTTACGAATATTCGAGAACACATAACCCAACACGTACAGCGCTTCAAAATAATCTTGCTGCTTTAGAAAATGGAAAGCACGGATTATGTTTTTCTTCAGGACTTGGAGCTATAGATGCAATTATCAAATTACTCAATCCAGGTGATGAAGTGATCAGTACAAATGACCTTTATGGCGGATCATACAGGATTTTTACCAAAGTATTTGAGCGATATGGAATCAAATTCCATTTTGTGTCCATGGAAAATCCTGAATCCATTGAAAAATATGTCAACGACCGAACAAAGTTGATTTGGGCAGAGACGCCAACCAATCCAATGATGAACATCATTGATGTAGCCGGTATAGCTACTGTGGCTAAAAAACATCATGTTCTTTTTGCAGTGGACAATACTTTTGCAACACCATTCTTACAAAACCCACTTGATCTGGGAGCCGATATAGTGATGCATTCTGTTACCAAATATCTAGGTGGGCACTCTGACGTGGTAATGGGTGCAATAATTGTTAATGATGATCACTTGGCTGATCAATTAGCATTTATTCAAAATGCATGTGGTGCTACTCCAGGTCCTCAGGATTGTTTTCTGGTTTTGAGAGGTATTAAAACCCTGCACATAAGGATGGAAAGACATTGTCAAAATGGCAAAACAATAGCTGCATATTTGAAGAATCATCCAAAAGTAGAAAAGGTATATTGGCCAGGTTTTGAAGATCATCCTAATCATCAAATTGCCAAAAAGCAAATGAGAGATTTTGGGGGAATGATATCATTTACTTTGAAAGGAAATAAAATAGAAGATGCAAAAAAAATTCTTGAGAATTTACATTTCTTCGCATTGGCCGAATCATTAGGTGGAGTGGAATCACTTTGTGGACATCCTGCAAGTATGACCCATGCGAGTATTCCAAAAGAAGAAAGAGAAAAAATAGGTTTAGTAGATTCTTTGATTCGATTGAGTGTAGGTATCGAAGACGCAGAAGATCTGAAAGAAGATCTTAAAAAAGCACTTGATATTATTTCCTAA
- a CDS encoding C25 family cysteine peptidase has product MKAKFFYTLLCLLTITEVLAQTNWINYDNTYYRIPTAEDGIHRLTFTTLSASGINTSGLDPRDIRLYHRGEEVAIHIEGESDGRFDQNDFLEFYGKRNDGTLDQKLYKDPAHVGNILYNTHNDSTAFFFTVTPGTRGKRMATRQAADNSLPKATSYQTEELKIYSDQYNLGRTYFPSTRLSEFEEGQGWMSAPVVKGTPRNITFSSLGQIPAGLTAKLEIGLTGRSETPHLTIVRAGANSASLRDVGSFEYTNFEAINVEIPLLSTDFNSDGSITVQVVSNGLANPDNTSIAYIKLTHPKLIENRDVSKEIIITEPGNAQLEILNVIADYLAHDISDPLNPIRVPIIKTGNQINFRSGVATAGSKISLENELNINVINVMKPVRFRNLLSQSADFIIVSNRALRRPSASYGDPVQAYAAHRASAAGGGYDTLVVNIDELYDQFTFGEKTPLAIYEFLRAYYPLHKPDFMFLIGRSTGIFSTAREGGINYFYRNRPSAFQFQDMVPPAGYPYADNNFSIGLDPLNPFVSAVAIGRIPARTPNHVADYLDKAKEKDAVGVSEPWQKEIIHLSGGVTAFELDRYFNFLNGFKNIAEGPYLGGNVTTYRKRSNSTIELIDISGDVNRGTSLITFFGHSAPTIIDIEIGFASDPTLGYNNQGKYPMLLLNGCDAGNAFGNAFTFGEDWVLTPNKGSTNFMAHANIGVDIYLRRYSESFYAKAFSDSSMIHQPIGTIRRETEKFFYLRYGTSEVNRAHAEQLVMLGDPAIRLFPANRADYSLNTEEVTLGSFDNEPFNALSDSLQLAVVLRNLGRVDFDSIDFRVTRRLPDGTNIQYDSKMLPPVYRRDTIYFTVPNTGVQAFGDNLFTIEVNRSRTVEELTYANNTITTTQFIPLSGTLNLLPYNYGLVNERNIELITQIPGKSVEERTLIIQLDTASDFTSARRREKRVTTSNISRWQIDLFENIAVKDSLTFYWRSKFLNPRQGESDEWIESSFSFIQNGPEGWTQRVMPQLERNSLSNLEVDPTQRTWKFEDTRLNFGVFTFGIEADSLTFRNTQFYLDGVPQIIDNVNNANSRLCPNGSLGLVAFEQRSLTPYLVIPIPGFDILDGRSCGRVPQVIQSIRNAWLADPNQRILIDYIDGLAEGDYVTIFSVGNVNYEQWQDFVFAKLKEVGANEATLRNLKNGEPYILHGRKGMRPGEAIEIVAKTGLDADPNQQIIEFETDVTGYFTSGSIITPRIGPASEWKRHFNEVKFRDWIDEDLTNFDVIGIAENGEESLLFHNVQDGQLDLNFISPEQFPYLRLRYAMNDDSATAPAQLAKWQVNYTGVPEGVLIFKGKEPKKTLQEGEDSSLKFEFLNVSKYDYLDSITVQWAFNNTSQRKIERFEMKIPALKAGESHEFDLEFLSAGRGGNVGVEVFANPRIIMEQTFRNNLIDLVDYFNVIPDNTNAILDVSFDGTYIMDGDIVSPTVLINTLLKNEKTLLLKKDTLGLELFLKKECDGCLFERMNFSSPKISWSPATEESSFRIELLPGPLEDGVYTFRVTTEELGVDKPYEVNFEVINESTITNFYPYPNPFSTSTRFVFTVTGSEVPDQIKIQIMTVTGRVVREILQDELGPIRIGNNISDFAWDGRDEFGDQLANGVYIYRVLVRKDGQFVEPRATAGDKGFKQGYGKMYLLR; this is encoded by the coding sequence ATGAAAGCAAAGTTTTTTTATACATTATTATGTTTGTTGACAATCACTGAGGTGCTAGCTCAGACGAATTGGATCAATTATGATAATACCTACTATCGAATTCCGACAGCTGAAGATGGGATTCACAGACTTACTTTTACTACACTTTCAGCTTCTGGAATCAATACAAGCGGACTTGATCCAAGAGATATTAGACTTTACCATAGAGGAGAAGAGGTCGCAATCCATATTGAAGGAGAAAGTGATGGACGATTTGATCAAAATGATTTCTTAGAATTTTACGGAAAGAGAAATGATGGCACATTGGATCAGAAATTATATAAAGACCCTGCACATGTAGGGAATATTTTATATAATACACACAATGATTCTACAGCTTTTTTCTTTACAGTCACGCCTGGAACTCGTGGAAAAAGAATGGCAACCCGACAAGCTGCGGACAATTCTTTGCCAAAAGCGACAAGTTACCAGACAGAAGAGTTAAAAATTTATTCCGATCAATATAACTTAGGAAGAACCTATTTCCCGAGTACTCGGCTATCAGAGTTCGAAGAAGGGCAAGGCTGGATGTCTGCACCAGTAGTCAAAGGAACACCTAGAAATATTACATTTAGCTCTCTTGGTCAGATTCCTGCTGGCCTAACGGCAAAATTAGAAATTGGCTTAACTGGGAGATCAGAAACACCCCATTTAACAATTGTAAGGGCGGGTGCTAATTCTGCAAGTTTAAGAGATGTGGGGTCTTTTGAATACACTAATTTTGAAGCAATAAATGTGGAAATTCCTTTGCTTTCTACTGACTTCAATTCTGATGGAAGCATCACCGTCCAAGTTGTCTCTAATGGCCTAGCCAACCCTGATAATACCTCTATAGCTTATATCAAATTGACTCATCCAAAGTTGATTGAAAATAGAGATGTGTCAAAAGAAATAATTATTACAGAGCCAGGCAATGCTCAGTTAGAAATATTAAATGTAATCGCAGATTATCTTGCACATGATATCTCAGATCCACTAAACCCAATTAGGGTTCCAATAATTAAAACTGGAAATCAAATCAATTTCAGATCAGGAGTTGCTACTGCAGGCAGTAAGATATCACTAGAAAATGAATTGAATATCAATGTAATTAATGTGATGAAACCAGTTAGATTTAGGAATTTACTTTCTCAATCAGCTGATTTTATTATTGTCTCAAATAGAGCATTGAGAAGGCCTTCGGCAAGTTATGGGGATCCTGTTCAAGCTTATGCAGCACATCGAGCATCTGCCGCAGGTGGAGGATATGATACTTTGGTTGTGAATATTGATGAATTGTATGATCAGTTTACATTTGGTGAAAAAACGCCTCTTGCGATTTATGAATTTTTGAGAGCCTACTATCCATTGCATAAGCCAGATTTTATGTTTTTAATTGGTAGATCTACGGGTATTTTTAGTACTGCCAGAGAAGGAGGAATAAATTACTTTTATAGAAACAGACCATCAGCATTTCAGTTTCAAGATATGGTTCCACCAGCGGGATATCCCTATGCAGACAATAACTTCTCAATCGGTCTAGACCCTTTAAATCCATTTGTTTCTGCAGTTGCTATTGGTAGAATTCCAGCTAGAACCCCAAATCATGTTGCTGATTACTTGGATAAAGCCAAAGAAAAAGATGCTGTCGGAGTTTCAGAGCCTTGGCAAAAGGAAATTATACATTTAAGTGGGGGAGTGACTGCTTTTGAATTAGATAGGTATTTTAATTTTTTAAATGGATTCAAAAATATTGCTGAGGGGCCATATTTAGGAGGTAATGTCACTACCTATAGAAAGCGTTCCAATTCAACTATTGAGTTAATCGATATTTCTGGCGATGTAAATAGGGGAACTAGTTTAATTACTTTCTTTGGACATAGTGCTCCAACTATTATTGATATTGAAATAGGATTTGCCTCAGACCCAACCTTGGGTTACAATAACCAAGGCAAATATCCTATGTTACTTCTCAATGGTTGTGATGCGGGAAATGCTTTTGGAAATGCTTTTACTTTTGGAGAAGATTGGGTGTTGACTCCAAATAAAGGGAGTACGAACTTTATGGCTCATGCTAATATTGGGGTAGATATTTATTTAAGAAGGTACAGTGAGTCTTTTTATGCCAAAGCTTTTTCAGATTCTTCTATGATTCATCAACCTATTGGTACGATCAGAAGAGAAACAGAAAAATTCTTTTATTTACGATACGGAACTTCTGAAGTCAACCGTGCCCATGCAGAGCAATTGGTCATGTTGGGAGATCCAGCTATTCGTTTATTTCCTGCCAACAGAGCTGATTATTCTTTGAATACAGAAGAAGTTACGCTTGGTAGTTTTGATAATGAACCTTTTAATGCACTTTCAGATTCTTTGCAGCTTGCTGTAGTTTTAAGAAATCTAGGAAGAGTCGATTTCGATTCCATTGATTTTAGAGTTACTCGACGACTTCCTGATGGAACAAATATCCAATATGACTCAAAAATGTTACCTCCTGTTTATAGAAGAGATACCATTTATTTTACTGTTCCTAACACGGGGGTTCAAGCTTTTGGAGATAATTTATTCACCATCGAAGTCAATCGATCTCGAACAGTCGAAGAGTTAACATACGCCAATAATACTATCACGACTACTCAGTTTATTCCATTAAGTGGAACACTCAATTTATTACCTTACAATTATGGATTGGTAAATGAAAGGAATATAGAATTGATTACGCAGATTCCAGGGAAGTCTGTAGAAGAGCGCACGCTTATTATTCAACTTGATACAGCTTCTGACTTTACTTCAGCAAGGAGAAGAGAAAAGAGAGTGACTACATCCAATATTTCAAGATGGCAGATTGATTTATTTGAAAATATAGCAGTGAAGGATTCGCTTACTTTTTATTGGAGATCCAAGTTTCTCAATCCGAGACAAGGTGAAAGTGACGAGTGGATTGAATCGAGTTTTTCATTTATACAGAATGGACCTGAAGGCTGGACACAGCGTGTAATGCCACAATTAGAAAGAAATAGTTTGTCGAACCTTGAAGTGGATCCAACTCAGAGAACATGGAAATTTGAGGATACTAGATTGAATTTTGGTGTATTCACTTTTGGTATTGAGGCAGATAGCTTGACATTTAGAAATACCCAATTCTACCTCGATGGTGTACCTCAGATTATTGATAATGTAAATAATGCCAATAGCAGACTTTGTCCAAATGGCTCTTTAGGTTTGGTAGCTTTTGAGCAGCGTTCTTTGACACCATATTTGGTTATTCCTATACCTGGCTTTGATATTTTGGATGGCAGGAGTTGTGGACGAGTGCCACAAGTAATTCAAAGCATCAGAAATGCCTGGCTCGCAGATCCGAATCAAAGAATTTTAATAGATTATATAGACGGTTTAGCAGAAGGAGATTATGTGACGATTTTCTCGGTGGGTAATGTGAATTATGAGCAATGGCAAGATTTTGTTTTTGCAAAATTGAAAGAAGTAGGAGCCAATGAAGCCACGCTTAGAAATCTCAAAAATGGAGAGCCATATATTCTTCATGGCAGGAAAGGAATGCGTCCAGGAGAGGCTATAGAAATTGTTGCAAAGACTGGCTTGGATGCTGATCCTAATCAACAAATCATCGAGTTCGAAACTGATGTAACAGGATATTTCACATCAGGCAGTATCATCACACCTAGAATAGGTCCGGCTTCAGAATGGAAAAGACACTTCAATGAAGTGAAATTTAGAGATTGGATTGATGAAGATTTGACAAATTTTGATGTCATCGGGATTGCTGAAAATGGAGAAGAATCTCTGCTCTTTCACAATGTCCAAGATGGTCAATTGGATTTGAATTTTATCAGTCCTGAACAATTCCCTTATCTACGTTTACGCTATGCTATGAATGATGATTCTGCAACGGCTCCAGCACAATTGGCCAAATGGCAAGTAAACTATACTGGAGTTCCTGAAGGAGTATTGATCTTCAAGGGCAAAGAACCGAAAAAGACGCTGCAAGAAGGAGAAGATTCAAGTTTGAAATTTGAGTTTCTCAATGTTTCTAAATATGATTATTTAGATTCAATTACAGTGCAGTGGGCATTCAATAATACTTCGCAAAGAAAAATTGAACGTTTTGAAATGAAAATTCCTGCACTTAAGGCAGGAGAAAGTCATGAATTTGATTTGGAATTCTTATCAGCTGGAAGAGGTGGAAATGTAGGAGTAGAGGTGTTTGCAAATCCAAGGATCATCATGGAACAGACTTTTAGAAATAACCTGATTGATCTAGTAGACTATTTTAATGTGATTCCAGACAACACGAATGCAATATTGGATGTCAGTTTTGATGGGACTTATATTATGGACGGTGACATCGTATCTCCAACTGTCTTGATCAATACTTTGCTTAAAAATGAAAAAACACTCTTACTCAAGAAAGATACCCTTGGTCTAGAGCTTTTTCTTAAAAAAGAATGTGATGGCTGTCTATTTGAAAGAATGAATTTCTCAAGTCCAAAAATTTCATGGTCACCTGCAACTGAAGAGAGTAGTTTTAGAATTGAGCTTTTGCCAGGTCCATTGGAAGATGGTGTGTACACATTTAGGGTAACTACAGAGGAATTGGGAGTTGATAAACCGTATGAAGTGAATTTTGAAGTGATCAATGAGTCAACAATTACCAATTTCTATCCTTATCCAAATCCATTTAGTACCAGTACTAGATTTGTGTTTACAGTGACAGGTTCAGAAGTTCCAGATCAAATCAAAATTCAGATAATGACTGTCACAGGGAGAGTAGTGAGAGAGATTCTGCAAGATGAGCTTGGCCCAATTAGAATTGGTAATAATATTTCTGACTTCGCTTGGGATGGAAGAGACGAATTCGGAGATCAGCTTGCAAATGGAGTTTACATTTATAGAGTGCTTGTCAGAAAAGACGGTCAATTCGTAGAACCTAGAGCCACGGCTGGAGATAAAGGATTCAAACAAGGATATGGGAAAATGTATTTATTGAGGTAA
- a CDS encoding PorV/PorQ family protein, whose translation MEIFKYFTGFLMVFCLAQAKAQSIVPKYSNEFMNIGIGARALSMGGAQVSSVRDVTAAYWNPAGLIGVKHEYEFSLMHAEYFAGIAKFDYAGFTTNIEEDNQIAISLIRFGVDDIPDTRFLYDANGALNYNNIQFFNAADYALLLSFARDVSDVFKFGVNTKIIHRNVGKFAYAWGFGLDLGGIVLLDEWRLGFMLRDVTSTFNAWSHNAEMVREVYAQTNNEVPVNSIELTLPRAIFSVTRDFEVNDEIKLQGVFDLDFTFDGRRNTILATNLVSVDPRLGLEASYRNLVYLRAGGSNVQRIRDFDSETSFVWKPSFGLGLFLNEKFHIDYALSDIGGVSQTPYSHVFSVKVSLNDLDDKFRLNKGWND comes from the coding sequence ATGGAAATTTTTAAATATTTTACGGGCTTTTTGATGGTCTTTTGTCTAGCACAAGCTAAGGCACAAAGTATCGTTCCTAAATACTCTAATGAATTCATGAATATTGGTATTGGTGCTCGGGCTCTGTCTATGGGTGGAGCGCAGGTTTCTTCAGTTCGTGATGTAACTGCTGCTTACTGGAACCCAGCTGGTTTGATAGGTGTAAAGCATGAGTATGAATTCTCTTTGATGCATGCAGAATATTTTGCAGGAATAGCTAAATTCGACTATGCAGGTTTCACTACAAATATTGAAGAAGATAATCAAATAGCCATTTCCTTAATTCGCTTTGGTGTAGATGATATTCCAGATACTCGTTTTCTCTATGATGCCAACGGTGCCTTAAATTATAATAATATTCAGTTTTTCAATGCCGCAGACTATGCTTTACTCTTGTCATTTGCTAGAGATGTAAGCGACGTGTTCAAGTTTGGGGTAAATACAAAAATCATCCATAGAAATGTTGGTAAATTTGCCTACGCTTGGGGCTTTGGATTAGATTTGGGAGGCATTGTTCTCTTGGATGAATGGAGATTGGGATTTATGCTTCGTGATGTTACTTCTACTTTCAATGCCTGGTCTCATAATGCAGAAATGGTAAGGGAAGTTTATGCGCAGACAAACAATGAAGTACCAGTAAACTCAATAGAACTGACTTTACCGAGAGCAATTTTTAGTGTGACAAGAGATTTTGAAGTCAATGATGAAATAAAATTGCAAGGTGTATTTGATCTTGATTTTACATTTGATGGAAGGAGGAATACAATTTTAGCAACAAACTTAGTCAGTGTCGATCCGAGGTTAGGATTGGAGGCTTCGTACAGAAACTTGGTTTATTTAAGAGCTGGAGGAAGTAATGTGCAAAGAATTAGGGATTTTGATTCCGAGACATCATTTGTATGGAAGCCTAGTTTTGGTCTTGGTTTATTTCTCAACGAGAAATTCCATATTGACTATGCTTTGTCTGATATAGGAGGAGTTTCTCAAACACCATATTCACACGTGTTTAGTGTAAAAGTAAGTTTGAATGATCTTGATGATAAGTTTAGGTTGAACAAGGGATGGAATGATTGA
- a CDS encoding PadR family transcriptional regulator, translated as MTASNTQIQMRKGLLEFCILHIIARGEVYASDMIDELTEAKMIVVEGTLYPLLNRLKTASLVSYKWVESESGPPRKYYSITEDGTEFLQILDKTWDSLVQSTQLITSKR; from the coding sequence ATGACAGCTTCAAACACCCAAATACAAATGCGAAAAGGCCTATTGGAGTTTTGCATTTTGCACATCATCGCTCGGGGCGAAGTCTATGCCTCAGACATGATCGACGAATTGACAGAAGCCAAGATGATCGTGGTTGAGGGAACATTATACCCACTGTTAAATAGGCTTAAAACTGCCTCTTTGGTATCCTACAAATGGGTAGAATCAGAATCCGGTCCACCAAGGAAGTACTACTCCATCACAGAAGACGGAACAGAATTCCTTCAAATTTTGGACAAAACATGGGATTCCTTAGTCCAATCTACCCAATTAATCACCTCAAAGCGCTAA
- a CDS encoding Smr/MutS family protein, whose product MNIGDKVRLLHGNEEGVITKISAGGRIEIEIEDGFRIPALKNEVVVISASERQYFGDGVKEEKTTTFSPGSSTSDQKEGVFLAYLPINDKDHSIYIVNSSERNYLMMVSEVFGDNSQTLVAGELPSKGNKKIGEKSISDFEDWPTLLCQFFPIHKKIEKTQASFERRVKFKATSFFKSKSKVPLLEKNGYLFKLSENSKDIDVKLLNEELKKDSSYTNTANFPRPEKSIDLHIEKLTKDYPFMSNSEMLKLQMETFEKNLNYAIAHGMDEITFIHGIGNGTLKKEIHKYLSQLENIKYFQDTDKSRFGYGATLVRIS is encoded by the coding sequence ATGAACATAGGAGACAAAGTAAGATTGCTGCATGGCAATGAAGAAGGTGTAATTACAAAAATATCAGCTGGCGGAAGGATTGAAATCGAAATCGAAGATGGATTTAGAATCCCTGCCTTGAAAAATGAAGTCGTTGTCATTTCTGCTTCAGAAAGACAGTATTTTGGTGATGGAGTAAAAGAAGAAAAAACCACAACTTTTTCACCAGGTTCATCAACTTCTGACCAAAAAGAAGGTGTGTTTTTGGCGTATTTGCCTATTAATGACAAAGACCATAGCATTTACATTGTCAACTCAAGTGAAAGAAATTATCTCATGATGGTATCAGAAGTCTTTGGAGATAACAGTCAGACTTTGGTTGCCGGAGAATTGCCATCAAAAGGAAATAAGAAAATTGGAGAAAAATCTATTTCAGACTTCGAGGATTGGCCAACGCTCCTTTGTCAATTTTTCCCAATTCATAAAAAGATCGAAAAAACACAAGCATCATTTGAAAGAAGGGTCAAGTTTAAGGCCACTTCATTTTTTAAAAGCAAATCAAAAGTACCCTTGCTAGAAAAAAACGGCTATTTATTCAAGCTTTCAGAAAACTCAAAAGATATTGATGTCAAGCTATTGAACGAAGAGCTTAAAAAAGACAGCTCTTATACCAATACAGCGAATTTCCCTAGACCTGAAAAAAGTATCGATCTCCATATTGAGAAATTGACAAAAGACTATCCTTTTATGAGCAATAGCGAAATGCTGAAACTCCAAATGGAAACTTTTGAGAAAAATCTAAATTATGCCATCGCACATGGAATGGATGAGATCACTTTTATTCACGGTATTGGAAATGGGACATTGAAAAAAGAAATTCATAAGTATCTAAGCCAATTAGAAAATATTAAGTACTTTCAAGATACAGATAAAAGTCGCTTCGGTTATGGTGCAACTTTAGTTAGAATATCCTAA
- a CDS encoding cryptochrome/photolyase family protein, whose protein sequence is MEKISIFWFRRDLRLEDNTGLFYAFEQEENVLPLFIFDKNILDKLEDKKDRRVQFIYDQISNISEQLKDFESSILVKYGYPLEVFQSLFKEYTIQNIYTNRDYEPYAEERDQSIKDLAKKNNCQFLDFKDQVIFEKGEILNGSGEFYKVFTPYSRIWLDKFKKSKLSPLSLDGRKRNFLKIDALPIPSLVDMGFEKSNLKIPALEINKPLIKKYDQVRNFPAINGTTRLGIHLRFGTVSVRKLALEAAQLNDTYLNELIWREFYMMILAHNPQVTDKAFKPQYDQIPWRNSEEDFQKWCDGKTGYPIVDAGMRELNATGYMHNRVRMIVASFLTKHLLLDWKWGEAYFAKKLLDFELSSNNGGWQWAAGTGTDAQPYFRVFNPESQTEKFDKELKYIKKWVPEYGTDKYPKPMVEHKFARERALETYKSALNS, encoded by the coding sequence ATGGAAAAGATTAGCATATTTTGGTTTAGAAGAGACCTCAGGTTAGAAGACAATACAGGATTATTTTATGCATTTGAGCAGGAAGAGAACGTCTTGCCTCTTTTCATTTTTGACAAGAATATCTTGGACAAATTAGAAGATAAAAAAGATAGGAGAGTGCAATTTATCTACGATCAGATTAGCAACATTTCTGAGCAACTGAAAGATTTTGAAAGCAGCATTCTAGTAAAATACGGCTACCCTTTGGAAGTTTTCCAATCTCTATTCAAAGAATATACAATTCAAAATATTTATACCAATAGAGACTACGAACCTTATGCTGAGGAAAGAGATCAATCCATAAAAGACTTAGCAAAGAAAAATAACTGCCAGTTTTTAGATTTTAAAGATCAAGTAATATTTGAGAAAGGTGAGATTCTCAATGGAAGTGGAGAGTTCTATAAGGTTTTCACCCCATACAGTCGTATTTGGCTAGACAAATTCAAGAAATCAAAGCTTTCTCCACTTTCCCTAGACGGAAGGAAGAGAAATTTCTTAAAAATAGATGCACTTCCAATTCCAAGCTTAGTCGATATGGGATTTGAAAAAAGTAATCTTAAAATTCCTGCACTTGAAATCAATAAACCTTTGATCAAAAAATATGATCAAGTTAGAAATTTCCCTGCAATCAACGGTACCACAAGATTGGGAATCCACTTAAGGTTTGGTACAGTCAGCGTAAGAAAACTCGCTCTTGAAGCTGCCCAGCTAAATGATACGTACTTGAATGAATTGATTTGGAGAGAGTTTTATATGATGATTCTTGCACACAACCCACAGGTTACAGACAAAGCCTTCAAACCCCAGTATGATCAGATTCCATGGAGAAACTCTGAAGAAGATTTTCAAAAGTGGTGTGATGGAAAAACAGGATATCCTATTGTAGATGCTGGCATGCGCGAACTGAACGCAACAGGATATATGCACAACAGAGTTAGAATGATTGTAGCAAGCTTTTTGACCAAACATCTTTTATTGGACTGGAAATGGGGTGAAGCTTATTTTGCAAAAAAGTTGTTAGATTTTGAGTTATCTTCGAATAATGGAGGCTGGCAATGGGCTGCTGGAACAGGAACGGATGCCCAGCCTTATTTTAGGGTTTTCAACCCAGAGTCTCAGACAGAGAAATTTGACAAAGAACTTAAATACATCAAAAAATGGGTTCCTGAATATGGAACCGACAAATACCCAAAGCCGATGGTAGAGCATAAATTTGCTAGAGAACGGGCTTTGGAAACATATAAATCAGCATTGAATTCATGA
- a CDS encoding TVP38/TMEM64 family protein yields MEKKEGIFKRIQLIGKSNPAVALALIWVSLIPSICSLFLVPLAVSYLSFLEVIDFRSLFTILVFVCTATFLMGLALMPTTLFAALSGFLFGWQSFIWVVIGYTLATLLGYAWGKKLGGNSLEVILQQYPKARDLLQKKEGKIGELIFFVRLSPIIPFALSNLLFALIKSGWKKLVIFGTLGMLPRTTLVFFSGTIASSIYAAIQQEGISGKGWIFIILLALSILGIWRFFKE; encoded by the coding sequence ATGGAAAAAAAGGAAGGTATATTCAAGAGAATCCAACTAATCGGAAAGAGTAATCCAGCGGTGGCCTTGGCGCTGATTTGGGTAAGTTTGATTCCTTCTATTTGTAGCTTGTTTTTAGTTCCTCTAGCAGTTAGCTATCTGTCGTTTTTGGAAGTGATTGATTTCAGATCACTTTTCACTATTCTCGTCTTTGTTTGTACTGCAACATTTTTAATGGGCTTGGCTTTAATGCCTACAACGCTATTTGCCGCGCTATCGGGATTCTTATTTGGATGGCAATCATTCATTTGGGTGGTGATCGGTTATACTTTGGCCACACTCCTAGGATATGCTTGGGGAAAGAAACTTGGCGGCAATAGTTTAGAAGTTATTCTTCAGCAATATCCAAAAGCTAGAGATTTGCTTCAAAAGAAAGAGGGCAAAATAGGTGAACTCATCTTCTTCGTACGCTTGAGTCCTATAATTCCTTTTGCACTATCCAATTTACTTTTTGCTTTGATCAAAAGCGGCTGGAAAAAACTTGTCATATTTGGAACCTTGGGTATGTTACCTCGCACCACCTTAGTTTTTTTCTCAGGCACCATAGCATCTAGCATTTATGCTGCTATTCAACAAGAAGGGATAAGTGGAAAAGGCTGGATATTTATCATTTTATTAGCTCTGAGTATTTTGGGGATTTGGAGATTTTTCAAAGAGTAA